GACCGGCGCCCAGGCCACGCGGCTGCTGCTGGACGGGCGCCGCGTCACCGGTGTCGAGTTCCGCCGCCGCGACCACGGCCTGCAGCAGGTGCAGGCGCGGCGCGAGGTGCTGCTGGCCGCCGGCGCGCTGCAATCGCCGCAGCTGCTGCTGCTCAGCGGCATCGGCCCCGGCGCCCAGCTGCAGCGCCTGGGCATCCCGGTGGCGCTCGACCTGCCGGGCGTCGGCGCCAACCTGCACGACCACATCGACGTGGTCGAGGTGATGGACGCGCCGCACGCGCGCGAGCTGTTCGGCCTGTCGTGGCACGGCCTGTGGCAGGCGCTGGGCGATCTGCGCGAATGGCGCCGCCAGCGCACCGGCCGGCTGACCACCAACTTTGCCGAGGCCGGCGCCTTTTTCCGCACCGATCCCACCGAGCTGGTGCCCGATGTGCAGCTGCACTTCGTGATCGGCAAGCTGGTCAACCATGGCCGCACCACGGTGCTGGGCCACGGCTGGTCGACCCATGTGTGCCTGCTGCACCCCAAGAGCCGCGGCACGCTGACGCTGGCCAGCCCCGACCCGCTGGCCGCGCCAGCCATCGACCCGGGTTTTCTGAGCCACCCCGACGACCTGCCACGCCTGGTCAAGGGCTTTCAGCGCATGCGCCAGATCACCGCCCAGCCAGCGCTGGCGGCATTGGGCGGGCGGCCGCTGGCGGCCTCGAAGGCAGTGCACACCGAGGCCCAGATCGCCGACTTCATCCGCCGCTACGCCGACACCATCTACCACCCGGTGGGCACCTGCCGCATGGGCCCCGACGCGGCCGCCGGCGCGGTGGTGGATGCGCAGTTGCGCGTGCACGGCATCGCCGGACTGCGCGTGGTGGATGCCTCGGTGATGCCGCGCATCGTGGGCGGCAACACCAACGCGCCGACGATCATGATCGGCGAGAAGGCCGCCGACCTGGTGCGCGCCGCGGCCTGAACCGGCCCTGTGCAGACTGCACGCCCGTCGGGCCGGCCAAGGTCCAAGGCTGGCGCGTTCGGGAAAACTCTGAGAGAATCCGCACTTCGGCGCTGATTTCGGTCAGTGCCTTCGTTCATCCCCTCTGGCCCTCATCGAGCGCGGCCCCGGCGATCCAACAGCGATCGAGCACGGGGAGTCACCGTGTCCCGAGTCCTGGTCGGCGGCGATGCCTGCCGTTGCTTCAGGACTCACGGGTCAGCTGCACCACCACTGCGTGCAGCCCCGCGGCCATCCCCACAGCGACATCACCCCTGGGTGCCCCTCGCGTCATGCCCGACGCCGTGGCGCCATGGGCTTGCCTTGCCATGGCTCACCAGCGCCATCGGGGGAAGCCTTTGCTCCGAGAAAACGAACCATGACCTTCGATACCGAACTGAACACCGCGCTGCCGCTCGACGCCGACCTGGACACCGCCGACACCGCCTCCGCCACCACCGAGCCGCAAGGTGTGCCGGGCGCCGAATTCGCCGCGCTGGGCCTGGCCCCCGAGGTGGTGAGCGCCATCACCCGCGCCGGCTACAACGAACCCACCCCGGTGCAGGCCCGTGCCGTGCCGGTGGCCCTGACCGGCGTCGACCTGCTGGTCTCGTCGCAGACCGGCAGCGGCAAGACCGCCTCCTTCGTGTGGCCGGCGCTGCAGACCATCCTGAACGCCCGCCGCGACCCGGCCAAGAAGCGCGCCAAGGGCCAGCCCTGCGGCCCGCGCATTCTGGTGCTGGTGCCCACGCGTGAACTGGCGCTGCAGGTGGCGCGTGCCTGCACCACCTACGGCCTGGGCATGCAGGGTCTGCGTGTGGCCCACGTGGTAGGCGGCGTGCCCTACCAGGCCCAGCTGAAGGCGCTGCGCGCGCCGCTGGACGTGCTGATCGCCACCCCCGGCCGCCTGCTCGACCTGATGGGCTCGGGTGCCGCCATCCTGAACCAGGTGGACATGCTGGTGCTCGACGAGGCCGACCGCATGCTCGACATGGGCTTCATCGACGACATCACCGCCGTGGCCGAGGCCCTGCCGGCCACGCGCCAGACGCTGATGTTCTCGGCCACCTTTGCCGGCAGCGTGGGCCGCCTGGCGCAAAGCCTGACCCGCGACCCGCAACGCATCAGCATCGATTCGCACACCGACACCCATGCCCGCATCGAGCAGCGCATCCACTGGGCCGACAGCCTGAGCCACAAGCGTGCGCTGCTGGAGCAGCTGCTGGCCGACCCCGAGCTCGACCAGGCGGTGGTCTTCACCAGCACCCAGCAAGACGCCGACGTGCTGGCCGACGCGCTGGCCGACATCGGCCACGCCGTGGCCTCGCTGCATGGCGGCATGCCGCAAGGCCGCCGCAACCGCGTGCTGCAGGGCCTGCGCCAGCGCCAGCTGCGCGTGCTGGTGGCCACCGACGTGGCCGCCCGCGGCATCGACGTGCCCACCATCACCCACGTCATCAACTGGGGCCTGCCGATGAAGGCCGAGGACTACGTGCACCGCATCGGCCGCACCGGCCGTGCCGGCCGCTCGGGCCTGGCGATCACGCTGGCCGAGCGCCGCGATGTGCCGATGATCCGCCGCATCGAGCGTTTCACCACCCAGCCGATCGCCGTGTCGGTGGTGCCGGGCCTCGAGCCCAAGGCGCCGCCGCCCAGCGACAGCCCGCGTGACCGCCGCCCCGGCGGTGGTTTTGGTGGCTTCGGCGGTGGCCGTGGCGAGCGCCCGGCCTTCGGCCGCGGCCGTCCGGGCCCGGGTGGCCAGGGTGGCGGCAACGGCGGTGGCAACGGTGGCGGCTTCGGCTCGTTCAACAGCTTCGGCCGCGACCGTGGCCACGGCGGCCCGGCGCCGCAAGGTGATCGTGGCGGCTTCGGCGGCCAGGACCGTGGCGGCTTTGGTGGCCAGCAGCAAGAGCGGGGCGGCTTCGGCGGCCCGCAGCACGACCGTGGCGGTTTTGGCGGCCCGCGTGGCGGCCATGGCGATGGCCAGGGTGCCGGCGACGGCGGCTTCCGTGGCGGCCGCCCCGACACGCGGGGTGGCCAGGGTGGCTACCAGGCCGATGGCCGCGCCCCGTTCCGCGGCCACGGCCCGGCCGGCGGCCCGCGCCGCGGCGGCTCGCGCTGAGCCCCTGAGGCCGGGCGCCCTGCCCGGCCCCCCCAGGCGCGTCAGCGCATGGGCAGAGTGAAACCCCAGGCGCGCCAGCGCATGGGCAAAGTGGATCCCCAGGCGCCTCAGCGCATGGGATGTGACGCGGCCGAAGCCGCCGAGGCGGCCGCCCCCGCACCGGGAGCGCCGCAAGGTGATCGTGGCGGCTTCGGCCTTTTGGCGCGCCGCATCGATTTCGCGCAGCGTGCGCAGGTGCAGCTCCACGGTCGAGCGGCGAAATTCGCTGAGCACCAGCACGTCGGCGCGAATGCCCTGGGCCTTGAGCCGGTCGGAGAGCTTCATGCCCACGGCCGGATCACCGCCCATGGCCATCACCACCTCGTTGGCAAACAGGTCGGCGCCGCCCACCAGGCCGTCCACCTGCAGCGTGCGCTGGGTCTGCGCCTCCACCGCCGACAAGATGGTGCCGCCGCCCGGCACCGCCAGCGCCAGCACCTTGCCCACCAGGAAGGCATTGCCCAGATCGTCGGACGAACGCTGGCGCAGGATGGATTTCTCGCTGGCCAGGAAGTACGTGCCGAAGGCCGCCAGCCAGCGGTATTCGTCGCGCGTGCGCGCCTCGAGCATGGCGTTGCCAGGAATCTTGCTGCGCCGGCCCTCCTGGCGCAGGAAGTTGCCCGGTTCGTCGTCGAAGGCGCTGGCCATCACGGTGCCGGCGCAGCCGGTCTGGGTGCTCACCTTCACTGTCTGCCCGCCTTCCAGCGTGAGGCTCATGGTCTGGTCGTGGTTGGCTTCCTCGCGTGCCTGGTGCATCACCGACCAGAAGGCCTGGTCGTCCACCGACATCGTCGAGCCGCCACGCAGCAGTGCGGTGAGCTCGAACTTCTGCCCCGGCGCCGGCAGGGCGCGCTGGTTCACCGCCAGCACGCGGGCGCCCAGTTTCAGCTCGTCGGGCGCGGCCTCGTCGAGCCAGGCGACGCGCCAGTGCTCGTCCATGCCGGTGGCCTGCCTGAACAATTCCTGGTGCTTGCCCGACAGGCCCTTGCGCACTGTGCGCGTGCTCCACAGCACGAAGGGCTCGATCTCGGTGGTGTCGTCGCACAGCGGCTCGGCGCCCCAGGCCACATGGATGGCCGCCTCGCGAAACGCGATCTCGTGCTTGAGCCCTTCCTTGAAGCGCTGGCGGTCGAACTCGTCGCTGAACTCGCCCGCCTGCAGCGGGCCGATGGCCAGGGCGGCGCTCAGCGCCAGCAAGGCGGGAGCGGCAGCGCGGCGGCAGTTGGGCAGGTGGATGCGCACGTGTCACGGCACCACTGCGTTGGCGGCGCCCCCCGGTTGGATGAAGCGTCCCCAGTATGCATGGCCCGTGCCGGGCAGCGGGTGGCGGCAACAGGCTATGCTCGCGGCCCTTTCGCCTTGACCCATGGCCGGCATCCACATCACCGACATCGAGAGCGCCATCAACTGGTGGCGCGAGCGCTCGCCCTCGCCCGACGGCCTCAGCCTGAGCCCGCCGGTGCGCGCGCTGGCCGAGGTGTACGCGCTGATGGTGTATTACCGCGAGTCGCTGGCCGACGAGCGCAGCATGCCTGCCGCCGCGCGCAATGCCTGGCTCGACTGGTACCACAGCACGCCCGATGCGCCCTGCATCGCCATTTGCTCCACCGCGCAGGGCGATGCCATCTGCAAGGGCTGTGGCCGCAGCGAGGACGAGGTGCAGCACTGGCCGCAGCTCAGCCCGACTGAAAAGCGCCTGGTGTGGCGGCGCATCACCACCGAAGGCACGGCCTGGCGCTTCAACCGCTATGCCGAGCGGGCACGGGTGGCCGGTGGCGCGCCGTCCGGCGCGGCGCCAGCGCCCGGCGATCAATGAGCGGCGCGGCCAGGGCGGGCGCACCGGCGGCCACCGGCTGGGGCGGCAGCGTGCGCCGCATCGTGCCGCTGGCCTGGCCGCTGTTCATCGGCCAGCTGGCGGTGCTGGGTTTTGCCACCGTCGACACCATGCTGGTGGCCCGCCATTCGGCCACCGACCTGGCCGCTCTGGCGGTGGGCAGCGCGGCCTACATCACGGTGTTCATCGGCCTGATGGGCGCGGTGCTGGCCATCGGCCCCATCGTCGGCCAGCTGTTCGGCGCGCAGCGCCTGCACGAGGCCGGCCACCAGGTGTGGCAGGCCGGCTGGCTGGCGCTGGCGATGTCGCTGCTGGGCAGCGCGCTGCTGGCCTTTCCCGAGCCCTTTCTGGCGCTGGCGCAGGCCTCGCCGGCGGTGGCCGACAAGGTGCGCGGCTACCTGCTGGCGCTGGCCGCCGCGCTGCCGGCGGCGCTGCTGTTCACGGTGTACCGCGGCTTCAACAACGCGGTGTCGCGGCCCAAGGCGGTGATGGCCCTGCAGCTGGGCGGGCTGGCGCTGAAGGTGCCGCTGTCGTGGCTGCTGGTGGCCGGCTCGCCGGGCCTGGGCCTGCCGGCGCTGGGCGTGGTGGGCTGCGGCATCGCCACCGCGCTGGTGATGTGGGCGCAGCTGATCGTGGCCCTGTGGGTGATGCGCCGCGACAGCTTCTACCAGCGCTTTGACCTGGCCCAGGCCGGCCACCGCGCGCCGCATGGGCCCTCGCTGCGGGCTCTGCTGAAGCTGGGCATTCCGATGGGCCTGACCATCCTGGTCGAGGTGACCGGCTTCTCGTTCATGGCCATCTTCATCTCGCGCCTGGGTGAAACCGCGGTGGCCGGCCACCAGATCGCGGCCAACCTGGTGTCGATCCTGTTCATGATGCCGCTGGGCCTGTCCAACGCCACCAGCACCCTGGTGGCCCAGCGCATCGGCGCCGGCGACCTGCGCGACGCCCGCCGCCTGGGCTGGCACGGCCTGCAGCTGACCCTGGGCGTGGCCCTGGTGATGGGCCTGGCGGTGTTTGCCACGCGTGAAGGCGTGGTGCGGCTGTACACCGGCAACGCCGCAGTGGTGGCCGCGGCCCTGCCGCTGCTGGCCTGGGTGGCGCTGTTCCACGCCGCCGATGCGGTGCAGACCCTGGTGGCCTTTGTGCTGCGCGCCTGGCGCATTGCCACCGTGCCGATGGTGATCTACGTGGTGGCGCTGTGGGGCGTGGGCCTGGGCGGCGGCTACTGGCTGGCCTTTGCCAGCCAGACCAGCACGCCGGCCGCCTGGCACGGTGCGCGCGGCTTCTGGATCGCCTCGACCACCGGCCTCACGCTGTCGGCGCTGGCGCTGACCGTCTTGCTGGTGTGGGTGATGTCGCGCCAGACCTCGGCGCGCACCGGCACAGCCTGAGCCAGCCAACGGCGCGGCCGGCGGCGCGCAGGCTCAATGCCGCGGCAGGCTCAAGACGAAGCGGCTGCCGCCACCCTCGCGCGCCTCGCAGCGCACGCTGCCGCCGTGGCGCTGGGCGATCTGGCGCACCAGACTCAGGCCCAGGCCCACGCCACCGGCCTGCTCGGCATGGCCGGGCAGGCGGAAGAACGGTTCGAAGATGCGCTCGCGGTACTCGGGCGGCACGCCGGGCCCGCGGTCGCTGACGCTCAACGCCAGGCCACCACCCGGCAGCGGCGCCAGCCGCACCGCCACATCCTGGCCGCCGTAGCGGTGGGCGTTCTCGACCAGGTTGCGCAGCGCGCGGCGCAGCAGGCGGTCGCTGCCGGGCAGCACGCAAAAAGCGGTGTCGCCGGCCTGCGCCTCGGCCGCCTCGGCGGTCTCGTCGCCCACCGCCACCTCGGCGCCAACGCGTGCCGCCTCTTCCACCGCGATGCCCAGCAGGTCGACCTGCTCGTCGCGCTCGAGCGCGCCCGAGGCGTCCAGCCGGCTGGCCAGCAGCACCTCCTCGACCAGCGCATCGAGCTCGCGGATGTTGGTGTCGATCTCTTTCGACAGGCTGGCGCGCTGCGCCGCGGGCGAGGTGTCCGACAGGCCGCCCAGCATGGCCACCGCCATCTTCAGCCGCGCCAGCGGCGAGCGCAGCTCGTGGCTGGCATTGGCCAGCAGACTCTTGTGCGAGTTGACCAGGGTCTCGATGCGCGCGGCGGTCTGGTTGAAGCTGCTGGCCACCGCGGCCACCTCGTCGCGGCCCGAGGCATCGACGCGCAGGCCCAGGTTGCCGCCGCCGAAGGCCTCGACGCCCTGCTTGAGCGCCTCGAGCCGGCGCGTGAGCCGGCGCACCACCGGGTAGGCGCCGGCGGCCACGGCCACGAACAGCACCGCCACCAGGGCCAGCGGCCCCACGGCACGCGGCAGGCCGAAGAACAGGCGGTCGTTGTTGCGCGACGGGCCACTGCCATCGGTGGCGCGAAACTCGGGCGGCGGGCCTTCCGGGCCACCGGGGCCGCCCGGCCCGCCGGGGCCATTGGGCGCGCCGGCACGGCCTGACCAGATCAGCATCGCCTCGGGCGGCGGCCCGCCCAGGGGCCGGCGCAGGCTGCGCCGGGTGAGCAGCAGCGTGCGGCCGTCGTCCAGCCGCACCGAGGCCACCGACATCGGCCCGCCCTCCTCGGCCCGGCGCGCAAAACTTTCGGAGGCGGCGATGCGCCGGCCGCCGGCGTCGTCCAGCGCCATCGGCACCCGCAGGCGCTGCGACCACTCGCGCAGCGCCTCGGCCTGCTGCTCGGCCGGCGCGTCGGCGCCGGGCAGCGAGCGCTGCACCAGCTCGGCCCAGGCGGCCAGGCGGTCATTGGCCACCTGCTCGAAGCGGCTGCGCTCGTCCTCGATGTGGCGCTGCCACATCCAGCCCGACACCAGCGCAAACAGCGCCAGCGCGGCCACCACGGTGAGCCAGATGCGCAGGTAGAGCGATTTCATCGCTGCGGTTCAGCCACCGGCACCGGCCGCACCGGGCCAACCCAAGGGGCCGAGCGCCCCCGCGGGCGGCACGAGCGCTGCGACGCAAAGGCGTGCATCAGGCCTCATGGTCCTGCTTCTTGGCGAAGACATAGCCCACGCCGCGCACGGTGAGCACGCGCTTGGGGTTCTTGGCGTCTTCCTCGATGCAGGCACGGATGCGCGAGACATGCACGTCGATGCTGCGGTCGAAGGCGTCGATCGGGTGGCCCTTGAGCGAATCCATGATCTGGTCGCGGCTGAGCACGCGGCCGGCACTCTTGGCCAGCACCACCAGCAGATCGAACTGGTGGCTGGTGAGATCGCAGGCCTGGCCGCCCAGGCGGGCCTCGCGCGCGCCCAGGTCGATCTCGAGCTTGCCGAACTGCAGCACCTCGTCGGTCACCGGCTCGGGCTGGGCGCGGCGCAGCAAGGCCTTCACACGGGCCAGCAGCTCCCGCGCCTCGAAGGGCTTGGGCAGGTAGTCGTCGGCGCCCAGCTCGAGGCCCAGCACGCGGTCAAGCGGTTCGCCGCGCGCGGTGAGCATCAGCAGCGGCAGGCGCCGCGTGCGGGCATCGCCGCGCAGCTCGCGGGTGAGGTCGAGGCCGTCGCCGTCGGGCAGCATCAGGTCGAGCACCAGGGCGTCGTAGGCAGTCTGGCGCAGCCGGTCGCGGCCCGAGGCCAGCGAGCCGGCGGTGTCGACCTCATAGCCATTCGCGCGCAGGTAGTCGCCCACCATGGTGGACAGGCGCGCATCGTCGTCGATCATCAGCAGCCGGGCGGTGGTCATGGACAGAACACTGTAGAGGTTTGAAATGGAAAAAGCGCCCCGGCGCACCTTGGCGCCGGAGCGAAGCCCTGGGTCAAGCGGTCGCCAGGACGGCGGTTCGGGTCGGTGCGAATCCGTGCGGTCTGGTCAGGGGCCTGCGGCTCAGCTGTGCGGCGGGCGGCCGCCCTCGCGCTCGGGCGGCGGGCGCTGCAGGCGCTCGCGCTGCTGCGCACGGCGCTCGGCCAGCTTCTGGCGCTGCTCGGGCGTGAACACCGCGCCGCTGTCGAGTGCGGCCTGCAGCATGCGCTTGCTGGCCAGATCGTGCTGGGCGTTGAGCTTCTGGCGCAGCGCTTCGGCGGCGGCGGCGTCGACCTGCGGCGCGGCCAGCAGCTGCTGCATCTGCTGGTGCAGCTCGCGTGCGCTGTCGTGCTGCCGGCGCAGGTCGTCCTGCGCGGCGCGCCGGATCTCGCGCAGCTTGCCCTTTTGCTCGGCGCTGGCGCCCACCGCATCGAGCTCGCGCTCGGACAGCATGCCCGGGACGGAAACCGGCGCGCCCATGCCGGGGCCCATGCGGTGCATGCTGGCGTGGCGCGGACCGGGCTGGCCAGCGCCTTCGGGCGGCTGGGCCATCACCACGCTGGCCACGCCGGCCAACAGGGCCAGCAAGGCCACCGGGGCCACCAGCCGGTGCGGGGCCAAGGCCCCGCGGCTCATGTGAAACATCATCGTCTTCACCTCAATCACTGTGCAGTGTCGAGATCGTGACCGCGGCCGGTATCGCCCGCACGCCGGCTTTGTAAAGTTGGGTGAAAAGCGCGCGCCTGCACGGCCTCAGGGCGTTGCCGGCTCCACCCGCAGCAGACGCCGGCGCAGCGCAAAGTCGGGGTTGGCGCTGCGCAGCTCCAGGCGCAGCAGCATGCCGCTGGCGCGGTCAACGGCCATCACGCCATCCAGCCGCGCGGCGTTGGCGGTCTCTGCCAACGCCGGCGGCGGCGGGGGTGCCTCGCCGAACAGCTCAATCACCGCCACGTCGAAACGGCGCCCGCCAATCGTCTGCGGCCCGGTGGCCACCACCTGGCCCCGCACGCGGGCGGTGGCCACCAGTTCGCCGGCCGCCGCCAGATCGCCCGACAGCACCTGGCCCAGGGCCAGATCGCGGCGCAACAGACGGCGCCACGCGATCAGCGGCGCGGCGCCCTCGCCCAGGGTGTTGCCCAGCAGGTCTTGCTGCCACAGTTCGCCGGTGGCGCGCCCGTCGAGCTCGACACGGAACTCGATGCGGTCGCGCCGCAGGCCGGCCA
The genomic region above belongs to Aquabacterium sp. OR-4 and contains:
- a CDS encoding GMC family oxidoreductase; protein product: MRYDYVVIGGGSAGCVLAARLSEDPAVQVALLEAGADDTSPLIHCPAGLALMARSPALNWGFETVPQPGLNGRRGYQPRGKVLGGSSSINAMIYLRGQPADYDGWAAAGNPGWAFDEVLPYFRRAEHNTRFNGALHGRGGPLQAQDLGHPNPGAARFIEAGQQAGLPLNEDFNGPAQDGVGWYQVTHRDGERCSAAKAYLTPARQRPNLTVLTGAQATRLLLDGRRVTGVEFRRRDHGLQQVQARREVLLAAGALQSPQLLLLSGIGPGAQLQRLGIPVALDLPGVGANLHDHIDVVEVMDAPHARELFGLSWHGLWQALGDLREWRRQRTGRLTTNFAEAGAFFRTDPTELVPDVQLHFVIGKLVNHGRTTVLGHGWSTHVCLLHPKSRGTLTLASPDPLAAPAIDPGFLSHPDDLPRLVKGFQRMRQITAQPALAALGGRPLAASKAVHTEAQIADFIRRYADTIYHPVGTCRMGPDAAAGAVVDAQLRVHGIAGLRVVDASVMPRIVGGNTNAPTIMIGEKAADLVRAAA
- a CDS encoding DEAD/DEAH box helicase translates to MTFDTELNTALPLDADLDTADTASATTEPQGVPGAEFAALGLAPEVVSAITRAGYNEPTPVQARAVPVALTGVDLLVSSQTGSGKTASFVWPALQTILNARRDPAKKRAKGQPCGPRILVLVPTRELALQVARACTTYGLGMQGLRVAHVVGGVPYQAQLKALRAPLDVLIATPGRLLDLMGSGAAILNQVDMLVLDEADRMLDMGFIDDITAVAEALPATRQTLMFSATFAGSVGRLAQSLTRDPQRISIDSHTDTHARIEQRIHWADSLSHKRALLEQLLADPELDQAVVFTSTQQDADVLADALADIGHAVASLHGGMPQGRRNRVLQGLRQRQLRVLVATDVAARGIDVPTITHVINWGLPMKAEDYVHRIGRTGRAGRSGLAITLAERRDVPMIRRIERFTTQPIAVSVVPGLEPKAPPPSDSPRDRRPGGGFGGFGGGRGERPAFGRGRPGPGGQGGGNGGGNGGGFGSFNSFGRDRGHGGPAPQGDRGGFGGQDRGGFGGQQQERGGFGGPQHDRGGFGGPRGGHGDGQGAGDGGFRGGRPDTRGGQGGYQADGRAPFRGHGPAGGPRRGGSR
- a CDS encoding DUF3717 domain-containing protein; this translates as MAGIHITDIESAINWWRERSPSPDGLSLSPPVRALAEVYALMVYYRESLADERSMPAAARNAWLDWYHSTPDAPCIAICSTAQGDAICKGCGRSEDEVQHWPQLSPTEKRLVWRRITTEGTAWRFNRYAERARVAGGAPSGAAPAPGDQ
- a CDS encoding MATE family efflux transporter, with the translated sequence MSGAARAGAPAATGWGGSVRRIVPLAWPLFIGQLAVLGFATVDTMLVARHSATDLAALAVGSAAYITVFIGLMGAVLAIGPIVGQLFGAQRLHEAGHQVWQAGWLALAMSLLGSALLAFPEPFLALAQASPAVADKVRGYLLALAAALPAALLFTVYRGFNNAVSRPKAVMALQLGGLALKVPLSWLLVAGSPGLGLPALGVVGCGIATALVMWAQLIVALWVMRRDSFYQRFDLAQAGHRAPHGPSLRALLKLGIPMGLTILVEVTGFSFMAIFISRLGETAVAGHQIAANLVSILFMMPLGLSNATSTLVAQRIGAGDLRDARRLGWHGLQLTLGVALVMGLAVFATREGVVRLYTGNAAVVAAALPLLAWVALFHAADAVQTLVAFVLRAWRIATVPMVIYVVALWGVGLGGGYWLAFASQTSTPAAWHGARGFWIASTTGLTLSALALTVLLVWVMSRQTSARTGTA
- a CDS encoding ATP-binding protein, with amino-acid sequence MKSLYLRIWLTVVAALALFALVSGWMWQRHIEDERSRFEQVANDRLAAWAELVQRSLPGADAPAEQQAEALREWSQRLRVPMALDDAGGRRIAASESFARRAEEGGPMSVASVRLDDGRTLLLTRRSLRRPLGGPPPEAMLIWSGRAGAPNGPGGPGGPGGPEGPPPEFRATDGSGPSRNNDRLFFGLPRAVGPLALVAVLFVAVAAGAYPVVRRLTRRLEALKQGVEAFGGGNLGLRVDASGRDEVAAVASSFNQTAARIETLVNSHKSLLANASHELRSPLARLKMAVAMLGGLSDTSPAAQRASLSKEIDTNIRELDALVEEVLLASRLDASGALERDEQVDLLGIAVEEAARVGAEVAVGDETAEAAEAQAGDTAFCVLPGSDRLLRRALRNLVENAHRYGGQDVAVRLAPLPGGGLALSVSDRGPGVPPEYRERIFEPFFRLPGHAEQAGGVGLGLSLVRQIAQRHGGSVRCEAREGGGSRFVLSLPRH
- a CDS encoding response regulator, whose amino-acid sequence is MTTARLLMIDDDARLSTMVGDYLRANGYEVDTAGSLASGRDRLRQTAYDALVLDLMLPDGDGLDLTRELRGDARTRRLPLLMLTARGEPLDRVLGLELGADDYLPKPFEARELLARVKALLRRAQPEPVTDEVLQFGKLEIDLGAREARLGGQACDLTSHQFDLLVVLAKSAGRVLSRDQIMDSLKGHPIDAFDRSIDVHVSRIRACIEEDAKNPKRVLTVRGVGYVFAKKQDHEA
- a CDS encoding Spy/CpxP family protein refolding chaperone, whose protein sequence is MMFHMSRGALAPHRLVAPVALLALLAGVASVVMAQPPEGAGQPGPRHASMHRMGPGMGAPVSVPGMLSERELDAVGASAEQKGKLREIRRAAQDDLRRQHDSARELHQQMQQLLAAPQVDAAAAEALRQKLNAQHDLASKRMLQAALDSGAVFTPEQRQKLAERRAQQRERLQRPPPEREGGRPPHS